One Microplitis mediator isolate UGA2020A chromosome 3, iyMicMedi2.1, whole genome shotgun sequence DNA segment encodes these proteins:
- the LOC130665916 gene encoding uncharacterized protein LOC130665916: MGWIMDEAVNKLHNDNGYFDVSIPLSLLLGFAEDYHKVVINAKHELILIRSNSDLNAYIVATPAAGAHAEAVKITLQKIEWIVPYVTMADKQKIEALNYITSDPAISISFRAWELYEYPLLPNTSKHIWAVKTSTQLEKPRFVILGFQTARKNDATRNASGFNHCNIRDIKLFLNSRSYPYGNFNLNIANNQYALLYDMYINFRISYYNKEPEPLLTKKKFLEQAPLYVIDCSKQNESIKSGPVDIHLEFESANQFPAQTSAYCLIIHDRIVEYNPISSIIRKLIWRLYDIIQRQSYITCMYGDLHTNKQEKTARDRERFKQRINKLNIIIEPVLIKKLTFMNE; the protein is encoded by the coding sequence atggGCTGGATTATGGATGAAGCTGTCAATAAATTACACAATGATAATGGCTACTTTGATGTATCTATACCACTGAGTCTTTTGCTTGGATTTGCTGAAGATTACCATAAAGTTGTCATCAATGCAAAacatgaattaattttaataagatCAAATTCCGATTTGAATGCATACATTGTGGCCACACCTGCTGCTGGAGCTCATGCTGAAGCTGTTAAAATTACGCTGCAAAAAATCGAGTGGATTGTACCATATGTAACTATGGctgataaacaaaaaattgaagctttgaattatattacaaGTGATCCAGCTATTTCAATCAGTTTCCGTGCTTGGGAGCTGTACGAGTATCCTCTATTACCAAATACTTCGAAGCACATTTGGGCTGTCAAAACTTCTACGCAGCTCGAAAAACCACGTTTTGTAATACTTGGATTTCAAACTGCAAGAAAAAATGACGCAACTAGAAATGCTAGCGGATTTAATCACTGCAACATCAGggacataaaattatttttaaactctcgGAGTTATCCTTATGGGAATTTTAATCTCAACATCGCGAACAATCAATATGCTCTGTTGTATgacatgtatataaatttccgAATTTCCTACTACAACAAAGAACCTGAACCACTGCTGacaaagaagaaatttttggaaCAAGCGCCACTGTATGTTATCGATTGCTCGAAACAAAACGAATCAATCAAATCTGGACCCGTGGACATTCACCTGGAATTTGAATCTGCAAATCAATTTCCTGCGCAGACATCAGCTTATTGCCTCATTATACATGATCGCATCGTCGAGTATAATCCCATAAGCAGCATCATACGAAAACTAATATGGAGACTGTACGATATAATACAACGCCAATCATACATTACTTGTATGTATGGAGATTTGCACACGAACAAGCAAGAAAAAACAGCAAGAGATCGAGAACGATTTAAAcaaagaattaataaattaaatataattattgaaccTGTATTAATTAAGAAACTTACATTTATGAatgaataa